A segment of the Flavobacterium azooxidireducens genome:
ATTGCTATTGACAGAGCAAAAGCTTTATTTGGAGCTGATTACGCAAATGTGCAACCACATTCTGGTTCGCAAGCGAATACAGCCGTATTTTTTGCTTGTTTAAAACCCGGAGACAAAATTCTAGGTTTTGATTTATCACACGGCGGACATTTAACGCACGGTTCTCCTGTAAATTTTTCAGGAAGATTATACAATCCGGTTTTCTACGGAGTTGAAAAAGAAACGGGTCGATTAAATTATGATAAAATTCAGGAAATAGCCACAAAAGAAAATCCGAAAATGATTATTGCAGGAGCTTCTGCTTATTCTCGTGATATGGATTTCAAACGTTTCAGAGAAATTGCTGACAGTGTTGGTGCGATTTTGTTGGCCGATATTTCACATCCAGCCGGATTAATTGCCAAAGGTTTGATGAATGATCCGGTTCCGCATTGTCATATTATTACGACCACAACACATAAAACCCTTCGCGGACCTCGTGGTGGAATGATATTAATGGGAAAAGATTTCGAAAATCCATTCGGAATTAAAACACCAAAAGGAGAAATCAGAATGATGTCTTCTTTGTTAGATGCCGCTGTTTTTCCCGGAAATCAAGGCGGACCATTGGAACATATCATCGCTGCAAAAGCAGTTGCGTTTGGCGAAGCTTTGTCGGATGAATTTTTCAGATATGCATTACAAGTTCAAAAGAACGCAAAAGCAATGGCAGAAGCATTTGTAAAAAGAGGATATGATATCATCTCAGGTGGAACAGATAACCATATGATGCTGATTGACTTACGAAATAAAAACATCACCGGAAAAGAAGCGGAAAATGCATTGGT
Coding sequences within it:
- the glyA gene encoding serine hydroxymethyltransferase → MQRDEQIFELILDEQDRQIHGLELIASENFVSDQVMEAAGSVLTNKYAEGYPGKRYYGGCEVVDQVEQIAIDRAKALFGADYANVQPHSGSQANTAVFFACLKPGDKILGFDLSHGGHLTHGSPVNFSGRLYNPVFYGVEKETGRLNYDKIQEIATKENPKMIIAGASAYSRDMDFKRFREIADSVGAILLADISHPAGLIAKGLMNDPVPHCHIITTTTHKTLRGPRGGMILMGKDFENPFGIKTPKGEIRMMSSLLDAAVFPGNQGGPLEHIIAAKAVAFGEALSDEFFRYALQVQKNAKAMAEAFVKRGYDIISGGTDNHMMLIDLRNKNITGKEAENALVKAEITVNKNMVPFDDKSPFVTSGIRVGTPAITTRGLLEEDMETVVEMIDRVIMNHTNEEIIEEVANEVNDFMGERAIFVY